The Quercus robur chromosome 7, dhQueRobu3.1, whole genome shotgun sequence genome has a segment encoding these proteins:
- the LOC126691008 gene encoding uncharacterized protein LOC126691008 has protein sequence MYPNLYKGLSLKPEDLTTYNSPLVSFDGKVVTLKGQIRLPVQAGSEVVEVDFVVVDVYSPYTAIVAKPWLHALGAVSSTLHKKVKYPSGDRIEELVGSQSMARQCLVFAILHQPASESSASAEGAEDAKCENLEKFAVGNDPKKFFQVGTQLLPREKKQLVEFLRMNVDVFAWNAYEAPGVDPSFICHHLNVNPSVTPRKQPPRRSSKDHSDAVKNEVMKLKRAWAIKEVFYLE, from the exons ATGTACCCCAACTTGTACAAAGGGCTGAGCTTGAAGCCTGAAGATTTGACAACCTATAATTCACCTTTAGTGAGTTTTGATGGGAAAGTAGTCACCCTAAAGGGCCAGATTAGGTTGCCTGTACAGGCAGGCTCAGAGGTGGTTGAAGTGGACTTCGTTGTAGTGGACGTGTATTCTCCGTACACAGCCATAGTGGCCAAACCCTGGCTTCATGCCTTGGGGGCTGTTTCTTCGACTTTGCATAaaaaagtgaagtatccgtcTGGAGACCGGATTGAGGAGTTGGTAGGAAGTCAGTCCATGGCCAGGCAATGCCTTGTGTTTGCAATTTTGCATCAGCCTGCATCTGAGTCCTCGGCCTCTGCTGAGGGAG CCGAGGATGCGAAATGTGAGAACTTAGAGAAGTTTGCTGTAGGCAATGACCCAAAGAAGTTTTTCCAGGTTGGGACTCAGCTACTGCCTCGGGAAAAGAAGCAGCTGGTGGAGTTTCTCAGGATGAACGTTGATGTGTTCGCTTGGAATGCCTACGAAGCTCCAGGAGTGGATCCAAGCTTCATCTGTCATCATTTAAACGTTAATCCATCCGTCACCCCTAGGAAACAACCACCTCGGCGCTCATCTAAAGATCATTCTGACGCTGTAAAAAACGAGGTGATGAAACTTAAGCGGGCTTGGGCTATTAAGGAGGTGTTCTACCTTGAATGA